A stretch of Prunus dulcis chromosome 6, ALMONDv2, whole genome shotgun sequence DNA encodes these proteins:
- the LOC117630852 gene encoding ribonuclease MC-like, protein MAMLKLSLAFHVLAFVLFLCFTMSTGSYQYFQFVQQWPPTTCAVSKQPCYQNPPSIFTIHGLWPSNYSKKAWVANCTRTRFNNSLAPKLEAKLKISWPNVENANYTEFWEREWNKHGTCSEQTLDQEEYFQRSHDIWNAYNITNILKKANILPNGAIWNYSDIVSPIKTVTRKMPALRCKPDPTKPKNHKISHQLLHEVVLCLHYKGRALIDCNRTACDNNLKILFQ, encoded by the exons ATGGCAATGTTGAAATTGTCACTCGCTTTCCATGTTCTTGCATTCGTCCTCTTCTTGTGTTTCACTATGAGCACTG GATCATATCAATATTTTCAGTTTGTGCAACAATGGCCACCAACCACCTGCGCAGTTAGCAAACAACCTTGCTACCAAAACCCGCCCTCAATTTTCACCATCCATGGCCTATGGCCAAGTAATTATTCCAAAAAGGCTTGGGTGGCGAATTGCACTCGGACGCGATTTAACAATAGTTTG GCTCCTAAATTGGAAGCCAAACTGAAGATATCTTGGCCCAACGTCGAAAATGCCAATTATACAGAGTTTTGGGAACGTGAATGGAACAAACACGGCACATGTTCCGAGCAAACACTTGACCAAGAAGAATACTTCCAGCGATCCCACGATATTTGGAACGCATACAATATCACAAATATTCTTAAAAAAGCTAATATCCTACCAAATGGGGCAATATGGAACTACTCAGACATAGTATCACCAATTAAAACAGTTACTCGCAAAATGCCCGCCCTTCGTTGCAAGCCTGATCCAACAAAGCCTAAAAACCATAAGATCTCTCATCAGCTGTTACATGAAGTGGTCCTTTGTCTGCATTATAAGGGAAGAGCTCTGATAGACTGTAATCGCACAGCATGCGACAATAATCTTAAGATCTTGTTTCAATAA
- the LOC117630595 gene encoding uncharacterized protein LOC117630595: MGTTSIPNFLSEEGVPFGRQTGASPALPPCTPFENAPSTQTTAEAELVVQIASLRKDKARLQEHNHLLSSKVDETQQLLHQQHTQNIQTTYSSESLQTPHGRRKYGKVARATPAPSKQLVVPTPRDQPHVPKKVYSDCRHRLNDREAKRQRSPIRISARLRESRMNALGSKSPIRKVRGLDSTESASEYIPSNTQTSTYRSAPTQYSGDNSVSPRRRSEDYGSEEIPSRDPVVRLLFRKIQKMKNDKARSQESEWGKLRPGPFTRCIRRSRQDREVQPLRIPFYTGTEDHLTHLHSFQSAIGCKGLSDEGQCLLFPSSLTEAALNWFYRLEPETREDEPLREYAARFSHEYSRCPETDDRAAYGAFKSGLRSSHFRYLVHSSNWRTYDELMKQAAVHAKAEYFNSKPSVPARRGDTEPNAYPAKTPSYDSIDPYSADHKRKDNRADRRDHPKKEKGRYCRNDNRGPLPNRDHGNEVFTLLNTTYEAVLMNEQEIIPKPNQRRPNRQDNRETGKFCRYHQHNSHNTEDCISLRKIVERLIREGRLDQYIARQPLAPVPNPTRQINMISTISGGPTVVGMSNRSMKQYVRAAQFPQVLGIEVNRHQEVPKVHWEPITFCEEEEEGILYPHDDPMIIRAEIADYDVGRVLIDTGSSVSVILAEAFREMGIGDNQVNWQLTPLLSFSGDLVQPIGSVKLPITFGTVPRKTMTYDQFLIVDCPTAYNVIVGRTALTRVKAHLSPHMLLMKFPTQNGTGAIRGNQLSARTCYATALKATSFKLPDETMSVQGIPNGTGPVDDPRDESLTPHT; encoded by the exons atggggaccacttcAATACCCAATTTCCTATCAGAGGAAGGGGTGCCGTTCGGAAGGCAAACTGGAGCTAGCCCAGCGctacccccatgcactccctTCGAAAACGCCCCCTCAACCCAAACAACAGCAGAGGCCGAGCTAGTAGTCCAAATTGCGTCCCTCCGGAAGGACAAGGCTAGGCTTCAGGAGCACAACCACCTTCTGTCTtccaaagtggacgaaacccaGCAGCTGCTGCACCAGCAGCACACGCAGAACATCCAGACAACTTACTCTTCCGAGAGCTTGCAAACCCCTCATGGGAGGAGGAAGTACGGAAAGGTAGCGAGGGCAACGCCCGCGCCTTCCAAACAGTTGGTGGTACCGACACCCCGGGATCAACCACACGTCCCGAAGAAGGTCTACTCCGATTGCCGACACAGGCTTAACGATCGAGAGGCGAAAAGACAGAGGTCTCCGATCAGGATTAGCGCTCGACTAAGGGAATCCCGGATGAACGCCTTAGGAAGCAAGTCGCCTATTCGGAAGGTCAGGGGGCTGGACTCCACAGAGTCGGCGTCCGAGTACATCCCTTCCAATACGCAAACTTCCACCTACCGTTCGGCACCAACTCAATACTCGGGGGATAATTCAGTGAGCCCGCGAAGACGCTCGGAAGACTATGGTTCTGAGGAAATACCAAGCCGAGACCCTGTTGTCCGACTCCTTTTTCGGAAAatccagaaaatgaaaaacgaTAAGGCTCGCTCCCAGGAATCGGAAtggggaaagcttcggccCGGACCGTTCACGAGATGCATCCGGCGTTCTCGGCAGGATAGGGAAGTACAGCCACTGCGTATCCCGTTTTATACTGGAACTGAGGACCACTTAACCCACCTCCATTCATTTCAATCTGCCATCGGATGCAAGGGTCTGAGCGATGAGGGGCAGTGTCTACTATTCCCATCTTCCCTTACCGAGGCAGCCCTGAACTGGTTCTACCGGTTAGAGCCGGAAACG AGAGAGGACGAGCCATTGAGAGAGTATGCGGCGCGCTTCAGTCACGAATACTCAAGGTGTCCGGAAACAGATgatagggcagcctacggcgccttcaagagtggccttcggtcctcgcaTTTTCGATACCTGgtacacagcagcaactggcgcacgtaTGACGAGCTGATGAAGCAAGCAGCGGTGCACGCCAAGGCCGAGTATTTCAACTCGAAACCCAGTGTTCCGGCACGCCGAGGGGATACAGAGCCAAACGCTTATCCAGCGAAGACGCCGTCCTACGATAGCATCGACCCATATTCGGCAGACCATAAGAGGAAGGACAACCGTGCCGATCGAAGAGATCATCCGAAGAAGGAAAAGGGGCGGTATTGTCGCAACGACAACCGAGGACCCCTACCCAATCGTGACCACGGCAACGAGGTCTTTACCCTACTGAACACCACCTACGAAGccgttctgatgaacgaacaGGAAATAATACCAAAACCAAATCAGCgaagacccaatcggcaagacaacAGGGAAACcggtaaattctgccgataccaTCAACACAACAGCCATAATACGGAAGATTGTATAAGTCTGAGGAAGATCGTGGAACGGTTGATCCGAGAAGGGAGACTGGATCAGTATATCGCCCGGCAGCCATTGGCGCCGGTGCCGAACCCCACtcggcagataaacatgataaGCACTATCAGCGGTGGCCCTACCGTTGTGGGCATGAGCAACCGTTCGATGAAACAGTATGTGCGCGCCGCACAGTTTCCTCAGGTGCTCGGCATAGAGGTGAATCGGCACCAGGAAGTACCAAAGGTTCATTGGGAGCCGATCACATTTTgcgaagaggaagaagagggaatcctCTATCCCCACGACGACCCGATGATCATCCGAGCTGAAATTGCCGATTACGATGTAGGGCGAGTGCTGATCGATACCGGGAGTTCCGTGAGCGTGATCTTGGCCGAAGCTTTCAGAGAGATGGGAATCGGTGACAACCAGGTCAACTGGCAGTTGACACCTTTGCTGAGTTTCTCTGGGGACCTGGTCCAACCGATCGGTAGCGTTAAACTGCCGATTACATTTGGCACAGTGCCAAGAAAGACAATGACATACGATCAGTTCCTCATCGTTGACTGCCCGACGGCGTACAACGTCATCGTTGGTCGAACGGCGCTTACGAGGGTTAAGGCGCATCTCTCGCCCCACATGCTATTGATGAAATTCCCAACCCAGAACGGCACGGGAGCAATCCGAGGAAACCAGTTAAGTGCCCGGACTTGCTATGCCACGGCCCTCAAGGCAACCTCTTTCAAACTCCCCGACGAAACCATGTCTGTGCAGGGGATACCGAACGGTACGGGACCAGTCGATGATCCAAGAGATGAATCCCTGACCCCTCACACATAG